ATAGTTCTTCGGCACTTCCACGGCGACATTGGCGGCGCGGTCGCGGAAATATTCGTCCGCCAGCGAGCCGCTGTCGTATTCGATGTGGTTGAACATGTGCAGCGCGCGATGCGCCGGATCGTCGATCAGACACACCCCGGCCTCGTCCGACTCCATCAGCACCTTCATGCCGCTCTGCGGCGGGATATCGGCGCGGCGCACCTCGGTCCAGCGCGACACCGGGATCGCGAAGTCGTCGGAGAAGCCGCGCAGATAGGGCGAAGTCCGGTCGAGCACGCGGTGACGGTAGACGCCGAACATCTTCTTGCCGAGCGCATATTTCGGCATGCCGTGGAAGCGATGGACCGCGGCCTGCGCGCCCCAGCAGATCGTCATCAGGCCGTGTACATGGGTTTGCGTCCAGTCGAAGATGCGTTCCAGCTCGCCCCAATACGTCACCTCCTCGAACGGCAGCGTTTCGACCGGCGCGCCGGTGACGATGAAGCCGTCGAACTTCTCCTCCCGCACGTCTTCCCAGTTGCGATAGAAGGACAGGATGTGATCGGCCGAGGTGTTGCGCGGCACGTGCTCCGACATCTTGACGAGCGTCATCTCGATCTGCAGCGGCGAGGCGCCGAGCAGGCGCGCGAACTGCGTCTCGGTCTTGGACTTGTTCGGCATCAGGTTGAGCAGACCGATCCGCATCGGGCGAATATCCTGCCGGACCGCATCCTTCTCGAGCATGACGCTGACGCCTTCCGCTTCCAGAATGGAGCGCGCGGGCAGATTGTTCGGAATCTTGATCGGCATGGATACAGTCGGTCCTCAATCTCGTGAGCGCGACCGACTGTGACTGAGCCCGTTTCGTTGCCGGTTCGGCCACATCCTCCCTTTCGGGGAGCGCCACCTTGCTCGGGAAGCAGGTTGGCGTCGGGCGATGCCCAACTCTTGATGCTGGCTAATGAATATACGTTCGGGAGCCGGTCCGCAAGCAGCCGGTCCTGGCGGCCCCGGCGCGAGGTTGACGGGATACCAGGGCCCAGCCCTCCGACGGAACGATACCGGCCCACCGGGGTTCCACATCCGCCCCTTCCATCGTCCCCGAATAGGAGCCCACTTGATTCCACGACTGCTGACGATCTGGGACAATGTCCGCACCAGCCTGTGGGCCATGCCGCTGGTCATGGCGATGACCGCCGCATTGCTGGCCTTTGTGATGCGCAGCATCAACATCGATATCGGCGACGATCCGGTCTGGTTTCTGTATAGCGGCAGCGCCGAGCAGGCCCCGCAATTCCTTGGCAATCTTGTCGGTGCCATGATCACGATGGCGACGCTCGCGATCTCGATCACCATGGTGGTGCTGACGCTGGCGGCGCAACAATTGGGGCCGCGGTTGATCCGCAATTTTATGAGCGACTGGCAAACCCAGGCATCGCTCGGCCTGTTCATGGCGACCGTGGTCTATCTGCTGCTCGTTTTGCGCAGCACGTATGGTGATGGCTCGGTTGCCAATCTTGCGGTGACGGTCGGCACGATACTTGTGCTTGCGAGCCTTGCCAGTCTGCTGGTCTTCGTTCATCACCTCGCCCGCGCCATCATCGCCGACAATGTGATCGATCGCGTCGGCGCGGCGCTCGACCGTGACATCCGGCGCCTGCTGCCGGAGAAACATGCCGAGCAGCCCCCGTCGCTGTCGTCGGAAAAACCGCGACCGGTATCATTCCCGTCGCGACCGGCGGCTATGTCCAGGCGGTCGACATCGGGGCTCTCGTGCGCCAGGCCGCCGAAGCCAAGGCGCTGATCGAACTGCAGGTTAGGCCCGGCCAGCACGCCGTTCCCGGCACCACGCTGGCCCGTGTTTCCCCGCGCATGGCGGCCGAGGATCTCGCCCGCCCGGTGCAGTCGGCCTTTGTCGCCGGCCGTACCCGTACCGCCGTGCAGGACCTCGAATTCTCCGTGCATCAATTGGTCGAGGTCGCCCTGCGCGCCCTGTCACCGGGGATCAACGATCCATTCACGGCGATCGCCGTCATCGACCGGCTGACATTGTCACTGCGGCTGGTAATGGATCGCGGCGCCGCGCAATCGCGTTTCGCCGATGACGAAGGCATCGTCCGTCTGGTACTTCCGGTGTCCACCTTCGAGGGGCTGACCGATGCGGCCTTCAACCAGATCAGGCAGACGGCCGAAGGACACGCCGCCGTTCTGATCCGTCTGGCCAAGAATATCGGGGAATTGCTGGAGCTGGCCAACGAGCGACAACGCCCGGCGCTGGAGAAGCATTTGCGTCTTGTGGTCAACGCCGGCGGCCGCAGCATAAAGGAAGACGACGATCGCAACGACCTCAAGGCAACCATCGACGCTGCGCGATCGAACGGTCGCAACGGCGAGGCATCGGGAGCCGGCGGTTAATCGACCTTCGCCGCGCCGAACAGACGCGCCGCGTTGCCCCAGGCGATGCGCTGCGCCTGCTCGCGCGGTAACTGCTTGAGCCATGAGCGATACTCGCCCATGATGTCGTCGTAGCTCGCCCAGCGCTCGTTGATCCATGTGTCCGAGCCAAGCAGGAAGCGATCGGAGTAACGTGCGAACAGGTCGCGCCACTCGGGCGTGAGTGCGCTTCCTCGCGTGATGCCGCCGCGATAGGAAAGCTCGCCCCACAGCATCGGATATTTGTCGAGCAGTTCGGCGACGCGCGCGGGTGGCGTTGAGAATCCAGTGTGGGCCCAAATGATCTTGGCCTTCGGGTTATGCTCGAACAGGATCAGCAGCGCTTCCTCATCGGCATGGGCATGCAGATAAAGATCGTTGGCGACGGCGAAATCAACGATCTTCTTGACGATCGGATTCCAGGCCGACTTGCCGTAGAGATGGAATTCGCCAATGCCGCGATAGTAGCCGCGCTTGAACTCGCTCTCGATCAGTTCGATGCTGAGCGGATCGCCGAACCAGGTCTGAATGTCGGCGCGCACGCGGTAAGGCCTTATGAACGGCACCACCCACAGGCCCGGCGCCTTCTGATCTTTCTGGGCTTGCATCAACTGATGCGTGCCCTTGTTCGGCCGGCTGGTGGCGAGGATGCCCTTGACGTTGTTGCGGTCGAAGACCTCGATCACCTTGTCGAGCGAGAAGAACGGATTAGGCTCTTGGTTGTAGTGCATGTGGGCGTCGAAGATCGGCATCGCCGCCGCGTCTTGCGCGCCGCCTTGCACAACGCCTTGCGCCTGCGCGCGTCCGGGCCAGCTCATCAGAACCAGCGCGGCGAGCCCCAGAGCCGCCAGAAATATCAGCCGTTCGAAACGCATGGACCTCCTCTCCACGGGGCGATCCTAGCGCGGGGCGTGCCGCCTCGCGATCACATCTTCGATAGATCAATTGTGGCGTTCAACCGGGCATCTTGGGGTGTGCGGCCGGAATGGCGGCATGCTGCGGCACGTCGCCGAAGGCGCGGCCCCACAGGCGGTCGATGATGCGGCCGAACTTCAGCGCCTCGATGTCCTGAGAATAGCCGCCCGTATAAAGCTTCACGATCAGCTGATCGCGGATGTCGGGCGCAAGGGGCTGATGCACGAGTATCAGTTCACGACCGTTGTCCCGCCGATCCCGCATCTCAATCTTCGCCGCAAAGGGCGCCACATCGGAAACCGTCAAGGTCGCCAGCTGCCCGACCGAGGAGGATAGATCCGCCGTCGTCTGCGCTGTCGATTCATCCATCGCGATGGCAACAAGGCGAACAGGGATCGCCCGGTCACCGAGGACGAGTTGCGCCTGTTCGTCGGCGGCGAACCGTTGGTGCTCGCTCCGCGGCGCCTCGAAGCACATCAGCGCCGCCACCAGCAGGATGAGAATACTCAAGGCCGCCCAGTACTTCGCGATGCTCGAAAACTCAAAATTCTTGGCTGGCGCCCATTCCGGCACAACGTTCAAAAAAAGGCCCGCCGCCGTCACAATCAGGATCGTCATGATGCAGGAGAAGGTGTACGTGTCGAAACGCGCCTGCCCCTCGACCCCTTTCGGCGTAACGCGAAACGGCACCCCGAATGGCCTGATCAAACTGCTGATGACGACTGGAAGCAGCCGGAACGTAGCAAAGACACCGACAGCGGTCGATATGACCGGCAAGTACCTGTTCGGTGCGAGCCAACGGATGAACAGAAAATACGCCACTAGCACGGGAACCTGATAGTAGAGGATATCGTCCACGCCCGTGAAATAGAGCGGCGATAATCCGGTCCACAAGAACACGGCCGGAACGATGATGCCGACAAAGCGGACGAAATATTGCAGCAGCCAACTCACGGGCAGGAACATGATGCGCTGGAACAGCGTCAACCCGGGACCGCGGATCGGCCCGCTCTTGACATAAAGCGACTGGATGGCGCCACGGCACCAGCGGCTACGCTGGATGAAGAATCCCTCAAGGTCTTCCGCCGCAAGGCCCATTGACAACCGTTCATTCAGGTATCGCGTGATGTAGCCCTTGTTGAGGCACGCGAGGGTAGTCAGCAAGTCCTCAGTGATCGACTCGGTAGGTATGCCGCCCGCAGCCTCGATCGCCTCGCGCCGCAGGACCGCGCATGAGCCGCAACAGAAGCTCACATTCCA
The Pseudolabrys sp. FHR47 genome window above contains:
- the metA gene encoding homoserine O-succinyltransferase, which encodes MPIKIPNNLPARSILEAEGVSVMLEKDAVRQDIRPMRIGLLNLMPNKSKTETQFARLLGASPLQIEMTLVKMSEHVPRNTSADHILSFYRNWEDVREEKFDGFIVTGAPVETLPFEEVTYWGELERIFDWTQTHVHGLMTICWGAQAAVHRFHGMPKYALGKKMFGVYRHRVLDRTSPYLRGFSDDFAIPVSRWTEVRRADIPPQSGMKVLMESDEAGVCLIDDPAHRALHMFNHIEYDSGSLADEYFRDRAANVAVEVPKNYFPGDNPDVPPLNHWRSHAHLLFGNWINQIYQTTPFDVAKIGTVEMAGPNARVIAQAAE
- a CDS encoding amidohydrolase family protein, which translates into the protein MRFERLIFLAALGLAALVLMSWPGRAQAQGVVQGGAQDAAAMPIFDAHMHYNQEPNPFFSLDKVIEVFDRNNVKGILATSRPNKGTHQLMQAQKDQKAPGLWVVPFIRPYRVRADIQTWFGDPLSIELIESEFKRGYYRGIGEFHLYGKSAWNPIVKKIVDFAVANDLYLHAHADEEALLILFEHNPKAKIIWAHTGFSTPPARVAELLDKYPMLWGELSYRGGITRGSALTPEWRDLFARYSDRFLLGSDTWINERWASYDDIMGEYRSWLKQLPREQAQRIAWGNAARLFGAAKVD
- a CDS encoding glycosyltransferase, yielding MVQHLLALGPAFLVLAFYLVGVLNWPRQRTWARTIACTAVLALALRYMIWRFTATVLQQPFDGSAASMWIYFIFLIECFAFIEAAFFMVTMSRYVDRSTEADRLESNLFSRGRDWLPTVDIFIPTYNEPLSVLERTIVGACALDYPKEKLNIYVLDDGRREWLRKFCEEEGVIHVTRPDNADAKAGNLNHGLSLSRGEFVAVFDADFVPFRIFLRRTLGFFADPRIGIVQTPQHFFNKDPIQSNLSLEEYWPDEQRLFFDEMAASRDAWNVSFCCGSCAVLRREAIEAAGGIPTESITEDLLTTLACLNKGYITRYLNERLSMGLAAEDLEGFFIQRSRWCRGAIQSLYVKSGPIRGPGLTLFQRIMFLPVSWLLQYFVRFVGIIVPAVFLWTGLSPLYFTGVDDILYYQVPVLVAYFLFIRWLAPNRYLPVISTAVGVFATFRLLPVVISSLIRPFGVPFRVTPKGVEGQARFDTYTFSCIMTILIVTAAGLFLNVVPEWAPAKNFEFSSIAKYWAALSILILLVAALMCFEAPRSEHQRFAADEQAQLVLGDRAIPVRLVAIAMDESTAQTTADLSSSVGQLATLTVSDVAPFAAKIEMRDRRDNGRELILVHQPLAPDIRDQLIVKLYTGGYSQDIEALKFGRIIDRLWGRAFGDVPQHAAIPAAHPKMPG